In one window of Gossypium arboreum isolate Shixiya-1 chromosome 4, ASM2569848v2, whole genome shotgun sequence DNA:
- the LOC108458480 gene encoding uncharacterized protein LOC108458480 — MGTLNDFMIKTHFNFKNMSSFNLFLFQNLVPFGGFLLISISALFSSLFAIFSKALSWIQSDEISKLNNSIPIETEPEDVTEEKTKETKPVATEPKVKDTEIIEEDESPKFFFKFQFQTQTFEEFSKKFEAKEKYNLGLDSIPYTSTNKYEFKSGDDLSCIMEKPEDLSFCVKEIYADSSNGFLSEQDFMEQNLKDDSSENEVDTQQSKPIVCENIPGNLEFLSEKDTTVPETDMGSITSSPENLSGCEDFEADSSRIIEDEDTMEELQSKNKDIHVLDNSEKSNLENPLASDPEDSTDLETLWEHQELLEQLKMELKKVKATGLPTILEESESPKIMDDLKPWKIDEKFQYADTMSELHKFYKSYRERMRKFDILNYQKMYAIGVLHSKDPFQSISTHKSSSAPPITSLLPQNLWPRRRKTSDSDPMSKFINELHGDLEMVYVGQLCLSWEILHWQYEKAIGIWESDPYCMRRYNEVAGEFQQFQVLIQRFIENEPFEGPRVRNYIKNRCVLRNLLQVPVIREDSLKDKRKSRRKGRDEDDNAITADVLVEIMEEAIRIFWRFLRADKDANIVNRKMRKGAQVEPTEPDELQLLATVQTSLQKKDKKLRELVRSGNCILRKLKKNEEENSDQVLHFFSQVDLKLVARVLNMSNVTRDQLLWCHSKLSKINFVNRKINVEPSFLLFPC; from the exons ATGGGTACCCTGAATGATTTTATGATCAAAACCCATTTTAATTTCAAGAATATGAGTTCTTTTAACTTGTTTTTGTTTCAAAACCTGGTTCCTTTTGGTGGGTTTTTATTGATCTCCATCTCTGCCCTGTTTTCCTCTCTGTTTGCTATCTTCAGCAAAGCTTTGTCAtg GATTCAAAGTGATGAGATTTCTAAGCTCAATAATTCGATTCCAATTGAAACAGAGCCAGAGGATGTCACAGAAGAGAAAACGAAGGAAACCAAACCTGTGGCAACTGAACCGAAGGTTAAAGACACTGAAATCATTGAAGAAGATGAATCTCCAAAATTCTTTTTCAAGTTTCAGTTTCAAACTCAGACTTTCGAAGAATTCAGCAAGAAATTTGAAGCAAAAGAGAAATATAACCTTGGCCTAGACTCAATTCCTTATACAAGCACGAACAAGTATGAGTTCAAGTCAGGGGATGATCTTAGTTGTATAATGGAGAAGCCTGAGGATTTAAGCTTTTGTGTGAAAGAAATATATGCTGATTCCAGCAATGGGTTCTTGTCAGAACAAGATTTCATGGAACAAAATTTGAAAGACGATTCATCAGAGAATGAAGTTGATACCCAACAAAGTAAACCAATTGTTTGCGAAAATATTCCAGGGAATCTTGAGTTTCTTTCAGAGAAGGACACTACTGTTCCAGAAACTGATATGGGTTCCATTACTTCAAGCCCTGAAAACCTGAGTGGTTGTGAAGATTTTGAGGCTGATTCGTCAAGGATCATTGAAGATGAAGACACAATGGAAGAGCTTCAGAGCAAGAATAAGGATATACATGTTTTAGATAATTCAGAAAAGTCCAATTTAGAGAATCCATTAGCTTCAGATCCTGAGGATTCAACTGATTTGGAAACTTTATGGGAACATCAAGAACTGCTAGAACAGCTGAAAATGGAGCTGAAGAAGGTTAAAGCAACAGGCCTGCCAACCATCTTAGAAGAATCAGAATCCCCAAAGATAATGGATGATTTGAAGCCATGGAAAATTGATGAGAAGTTCCAATATGCAGATACAATGAGTGAACTTCACAAATTCTACAAGAGTTATAGAGAAAGGATGAGGAAATTCGACATCTTGAATTACCAGAAGATGTATGCAATAG GGGTTCTTCATTCAAAGGATCCATTTCAATCAATTTCAACCCACAAATCATCTTCAGCTCCACCAATTACATCTCTCCTCCCTCAAAACCTTTGGCCAAGAAGGCGGAAAACATCGGATTCTGACCCCATGTCGAAGTTCATCAACGAACTCCACGGTGATCTGGAAATGGTGTACGTAGGGCAACTGTGCCTTTCTTGGGAAATACTTCATTGGCAATACGAGAAAGCCATTGGAATATGGGAATCGGATCCTTACTGCATGCGTCGATACAATGAAGTTGCCGGTGAATTTCAACAGTTCCAAGTTCTGATTCAAAGGTTCATAGAGAATGAACCCTTTGAAGGTCCAAGGGTACGAAACTACATCAAGAACCGATGTGTTCTACGAAATCTCCTTCAAGTTCCCGTCATCCGAG AGGATAGCTTGAAGGATAAAAGGAAAAGTAGAAGAAAAGGAAGAGATGAAGATGATAATGCAATTACAGCTGATGTGCTAGTGGAGATCATGGAGGAGGCAATAAGAATATTTTGGCGATTCCTTCGAGCTGATAAAGATGCGAACATTGTGAACCGTAAGATGAGGAAAGGTGCTCAAGTGGAACCTACAGAGCCTGATGAGCTTCAACTTCTAGCAACCGTTCAAACTAGTTTACAAAAG AAGGATAAGAAACTTAGAGAACTAGTAAGGAGTGGGAACTGCATATTAAGGAAATTGAAGAAGAATGAAGAGGAGAATTCGGATCAAGTGCTTCACTTCTTCTCTCAAGTGGATTTGAAATTAGTGGCAAGAGTTTTGAACATGTCTAATGTGACAAGAGACCAACTTTTATGGTGCCATTCCAAATTAAGCAAGATTAACTTTGTTAATAGGAAGATTAATGTTGAACCATCCTTTTTGCTTTTCCCatgttga
- the LOC108458122 gene encoding 60S ribosomal protein L34-like gives MIQRLTYRTRHSYATKSNQHRVVKTPGGKLVYQTTKKRASGPKCPVTGKRIQGIPHLRPAEYKRSRLPRNCRTVNRAYGGVLSCSAVRERIIRAFLVEEQKIVKKVLKIQKSKEKQASKS, from the exons ATGATTCAAAGGCTCACTTACCGTACTCGCCATAGCTACGCTACCAAATCCAATCAACACCGTGTCGTTAAGACCCCTG GTGGGAAATTGGTCTATCAGACAACTAAGAAAAGAGCAAGTGGGCCTAAGTGTCCTGTCACTGGCAAGAGAATTCAGGGT ATTCCTCACTTGAGACCTGCTGAATACAAAAGGTCTAGATTGCCAAGGAACTGCCGGACTGTGAATCGTGCTTATGGTGGTGTTTTGTCCTGCAGTGCTGTTAGAGAGAg GATAATTCGAGCCTTCTTGGTGGAAGAGCAGAAAATTGTAAAGAAGGTTCTGAAGATCCAGAAGTCCAAGGAAAAGCAAGCTTCAAAGAGCTAA
- the LOC108458710 gene encoding putative NAC domain-containing protein 94 gives MDDVEKVEDVMLPGFRFHPTDEELVEFYLKNKIQQKSLPIQLITQLDIYKYEPWDLPKLAASGEKEWYFYCPRDRKYRNSARPNRVTRGGFWKATGTDRPIYSSDATKCLGLKKSLVFYRGRAAKGIKTDWMMHEFRLPSLSDKTLSANVMILIHSIVSNDSWAICKIFRKTNCMAQRALSYTSIPSDIPHHYGPFNHFNEVQHAQQWTTSSLPVPNGDLHNNSMFLQCTVDTPSVVLSPDATMIADDVRNNSKSIDFKGKQQIFNGFSIRLPQDMEGTRNDDGDWGSIPLMGFPFSMSPNVLDSWKPNLPWDTSLYPTEMSTTYSTDKYYT, from the exons ATGGATGATGTTGAAAAGGTTGAAGATGTGATGTTGCCTGGTTTTCGGTTTCATCCCACAGATGAAGAGCTTGTGGAGTTTTACCTCAAGAATAAGATTCAGCAGAAATCTTTACCCATTCAACTCATCACCCAACTTGACATTTACAAATATGAACCCTGGGATCTTCCAA AGCTAGCAGCATCAGGCGAGAAAGAGTGGTATTTCTACTGCCCAAGAGACCGTAAATACAGGAACAGTGCAAGGCCTAACAGGGTAACGAGAGGCGGATTTTGGAAGGCCACTGGCACCGATAGGCCTATTTACTCTTCCGATGCCACCAAATGTCTTGGTTTAAAGAAATCCCTTGTGTTTTATCGAGGAAGAGCAGCCAAAGGGATTAAAACAGATTGGATGATGCATGAATTTCGACTACCTTCCCTCTCGGACAAAACCCTTTCTGCTAATGTAATGATATTAATCCATTCAATTGTCTCCAAT GATTCGTGGGCTATATGTAAGATATTTAGAAAGACCAATTGCATGGCTCAAAGAGCTCTTTCCTATACTTCCATACCATCTGATATACCCCACCATTACGGCCCTTTCAATCACTTCAATGAAGTGCAACATGCACAACAATGGACAACTTCTTCATTGCCTGTTCCCAACGGAGACCTTCACAATAACTCCATGTTTTTACAGTGCACGGTCGATACTCCTTCCGTGGTATTGAGCCCAGATGCAACAATGATCGCTGATGATGTTAGGAACAACTCCAAGAGTATAGATTTCAAGGGGAAACAACAGATTTTTAATGGCTTCTCAATCAGGTTGCCCCAAGATATGGAAGGCACGAGGAATGATGATGGGGATTGGGGCAGTATTCCATTAATGGGATTTCCATTTAGCATGTCGCCAAATGTGCTTGATTCATGGAAGCCTAATCTACCATGGGATACATCTCTATATCCAACTGAGATGTCCACTACATATTCAACCGACAAATACTATACATAA
- the LOC108459487 gene encoding uncharacterized protein LOC108459487 codes for MAVTIKRAALIVAGLGVLSFILGVIAENKKPEAGIPIPGKGVVICKYPKDPSLALGYLSVAFLMLSTIAGYWSLFYPYKGKSVPHSVLFQSASFFVFFNIALFTSGVAATLLLWPTITEHLHLIRNVHHNPTTTCPTAKTGLLGGGAFVSLDSALFWLVALMLADNARHDHFYDVEKHSKAQVLPDGC; via the exons ATGGCTGTGACCATCAAGCGAGCGGCCCTTATCGTTGCCGGTCTTGGCGTCTTATCATTCATATTGGGAGTCATAGCCGAAAACAAAAAGCCAGAAGCTGGAATCCCAATTCCTGGTAAAGGTGTGGTTATATGCAAGTATCCAAAGGATCCCTCCCTGGCCCTGGGCTACCTATCGGTTGCATTTCTGATGCTATCGACTATCGCTGGCTATTGGTCTCTGTTTTACCCTTACAAAGGGAAATCTGTTCCACACTCTGTCCTCTTTCAAAGCGCCAGTTTCTTTGTCTTCTTCAACATTGCCTT GTTTACAAGTGGGGTAGCAGCCACACTGCTGTTGTGGCCAACGATCACGGAGCACCTTCACTTGATTCGCAATGTTCATCACAATCCCACCACCACATGCCCTACTGCTAAGACTGGACTCCTTGGTGGTGGTGCCTTTGTATCCCTGGATTCAGCCCTCTTCTGGTTAGTTGCCCTTATGTTGGCTGATAATGCCCGACATGATCACTTTTATGATGTTGAAAAACACAGTAAAGCTCAGGTTCTCCCAGATGGCTGCTGA